The stretch of DNA GTGTCCTGCTGCCGACCGCGACCATCGGATTGTTTCTGCTCTGCACATCGCCCGGCAAACCACTCAGCGAAAGCTCCTCCTGGATTTCTAAACTCGGCGCCGCTTTGGCGATTTTTCATCCGCGACTGTTTTTTAAGACCATTTGGCAGATGAAACCGCTCACGGCCATCGCCATGGTGACGCTGGTGGCCGGGCCTTGGTTCTTGGCTGTTAGTATGCAAACCGGTGGCACGTTTGTGCTGGAGTTCTTAGGCATTCACAATTTCGGCCGGTTCATGAATTCAATGGACGGCCACAGCGGACCGATTTTCTATTACCTGCCGGTGATCATGATCGGGTTTTTCCCCTGGTCGATTTTCGCCCTGCAAACCTTGCGGGATACCGCGCAGCGGATTGGCAGTCGGGACCACTGGCGGATTCCGTGCCTGTTTTTGGCTTGCTGGGCCAGCGTGTTCATCGGCTTCTTTTCGTTGGCAAGCACCAAACTGCCCAACTACACACTCACCGCTTATCCCGCCTTGGCGCTGCTGACAGCCGTATTTTTGCATCGCTGGATTCATCAAACCGCAACGGTGCCGGTCGGTTGGATTCGCTCGGCGTTGGGCACCTTCACCGCCGTCGGTGTCCTGTTGGTCGTGGTTTGCCCCGTGTTGGGCCTGTGGCGCGTCGAGGGTGTGCCGCTGCTGACCACGGTCGGTGTTTCCACAGCAGTGAGCGAACAATTGCCGCTGGCCGGTTTGATCCTCGGCATCGGCCCACTGGTTGGTGGGATTGCCGCAATGATGTTGGCCAAACGGGGCCGCCCACAGCAGGCAGTCGCTAGTATCGCAATGGCCTCGGTGGTCTTTGTCACCTGCGTGCTGGCCGTTGTCGCCGTGCGTGCGGATCGCCATCAGACCAGCGCCGAAATCGCCGATACGATCAAATTCTTAGACCGGCAAGGGGAAGTTCCCGTCGCCCAATACAAATACTTCCGCCCCAGCCTGATCTACTACACCCGCCGCCCCGTAGCTCCCTGCAAGACCCCCAAAGACATCCGGGATTTCTTCGCCAGTTCCGAGCATGCGGTCATGATCACCACCGCCAAAAAGCACGAGTCGATTAAAGAACTCTTGCCGGCCGACGTGGTCATTCTCGAGCAACGCCCACAGTTTCCCAAGCAGGGAACCGTCCTCCTGTTGGGCAAACAACCCCAACGCCTCGCCGGCCGCAACCGCCCCACGTATTGACGCGACCTCTGCGTGCGTCATAATTTGAAGATTCAGCAGTTGGCCTCCATTCGGTACACGCACTGAACGGGGACGCTCCCTGTCGACCCGCCAACTTCAAATTCGTACGCCGCTCCGAGGTAACCCATGACAACGGACAAGCCGAAGTGGTGGCAGGATTGGATTGTGTACGCACTCATCGGGCTGTTGCTAATACTGCCCGCGTACGTAGGGGGGTATTATTTATTGGGCGACTGTAGGTCTTATCTTATGGAAGGCCCTAGTATTGTTGAGCCAGATCTGGAGATATGCCATTTTCGTCATTTCGATTCCGGCTTTCTGCGGATTGCGTTTGGTCCGTTGGGTTGGGCGGAAGCTAAACTGCGGGGCGAGCGTGTCAGGCTCTCGTCGCCCGGTGCCTCGAATGACTACGAAACCGGCGGGTGAGAAAGTCCATTCAAAGTAGCACGCGACCCCGAGGTACCCCATGACAACAGACAAGCCGAAGTGGTGGCAGAGTTGGATGGTCTACGCGCTCATTGGGCTGCTACTGACGCTTGGTCCGTATGTGGGCGGGTATTTTCTGTTGGGGGAGCACGAGTTTTTCTCAAGGGAATTGGGTTGGCACTTTCGTGATTTTGAATCTGTCGTATCGCGAAAGTTGTTTGGCCCAATGGGCTACGTTGAAGCCCAGATTCGTGGCGAGACCGTCATAGTTTGGGGACCAGGTGGGTCCGGCCTCGGCGATCTTGATATTTACGAACCCGGCTGGTGAGAATGACCATATAAAATAACACGCTGCACCGAGGTAACGCATGACAACAGATAAGCCAAAGTGGTGGCAGAGTTGGATGGTCTACGCGCTCATCGGGCTGCTACTGACGCTCGGGCCGTATGTGGGCGGGTATTTCTTGCTAGGACGATATGATTCGGTCCCAGAAAGTCCATTTGACACTAGCCCCGTCACTGTCCGTCAATTCGATTACCAAATACTGGGGATTGTATTCGGTCCGTTGGGCTGGGCGGAAGCTAAAGTGCGGGGCGTGAGAGTCAGTCTCTTTACGCCCGGTGAATCTGATCTCTACGAACCCAGTTGGTGAGAAAGCCAATTCAAATAAGCACACGCCCCAGACCACTCCACATCAACCGGGCGCTCCCATGCTAAGAGTGTGTCCTCAAAATGGGAGGGCGAGGCTCCTGCCGAGCCGCGCTGAACCCTATCGCTTGCCACCGGCACGAAAATCTTCAATCGCGGGACCAACTGAAAGCGGCTCAGCGGGAGCTTCGCCCTCCCGTGACGCGGGATAACAATTGCGAAAACCTATTTTTGTAGGCAGGCTCCTAGGTGTGACGAAGCACAAGCACCCCGTTTTTGCACAGGCATCCCTATGCAGCCCGTCGTGGGGCCTGGGACGGGCGGGGTTGGGCGACCGGTTTCTTGGCCGGTTTCCATTTGGGCAATCCGGGACGTAGGTACCGCCAATAGATCGCTGCCAATTCGCCTGCTGCTTTGAAGAAATCGGCCGGTTTCACGCGGGAGCCGGCGACGTCTTCCCAATGCTCCAGCGGTTGCTCGTAAATCAATTCCTTCACAGCGGGCTGCGTGCCGCGGCGGCGGTCGATCAGTCGCGCCAAGATCTCAACATCGAAGATCCACCGCGAAATGAACGCATCCTGCAGGACGTTGGCCAATTCGGGCGAGGTGCGAAACAGCTTGGCTCCGCACTGGGTGTCGTAAATGCCGATGCCCAGCGCCAACGACGCCACATTGGCAAAAACGCGGCCGAGAAACTTGCGTTTGGCGAGTCGTTTGATCGAGCGTCCCAGCAACGGAATCCGTGTGCCGACGACAATATCGATGTCATCGCGGCGGAGCATTACAAAGCGAAACACCGGAATCGCCTCCAGCGGCGTCGCCAGATCGGCATCCCAAAATCCCACGAAGTCCGCCTCGGAGTCGAGAGCCGTCAGCAGCCCCCGCCGCACCGCTTCAGCTTTGCCGGAGTTCACATCAAGGTTGAGGACGTCAAAATGCGCCGGCTCTTCCTCGTGGAGTTGTTGCAAAATCTGCAACGTGCGGTCACTGCTGCCATCGTTGACGAACAAGAACCGCAGCGCATGCTGATTGACGGCAAAACGCCGAAACCGTTCGACATCCAACCGCTCAGCTTCATTAAAACAGGGCACGACAATGGTAGTATTATTCACGGGGTCATCCTTGACTATCCGTGGTGAGTCTCATCAGTTTTCAGATCGAGGCGGGAGTGTATGGGAAGGGCATTTTTGCAGCAACCGGACTTGTACCGGGTCTTCATAGCGCCGTTTTGATCAGCTTTCGGCCGTGCTTGAAAGGCGCTGTCTGCCCGTGATTCATTCCCCCGCGCCACCTTCCACACGGTCACGAATCAATTGCCCGGTCGCTTTCGCCTTTTCATATTCCGGTTTCAGCGCCGCTCGATAATCGCGTAGCGGTTTGACCAACGTCCGTTTGAGCACCCGTTCGCGCTCTGTCCAGACTGCGGGGTCGAGACCAGCGTCGGTCGTTAAAGTCCGCATCGCCTTCAGTGAGCGGTCAGCAGTCAGGAGCGTTTCAGAAACATCGCTGATCATCACCGTAAACGATTTCGGTTGCACCGAGCCGCGATCGTACCAACGAGTTTGTAGGATCTGTAACAGTCCGTTGATGTGGTCCCAACGCGCCAGCGGATCCGGCGCGGCTTCGGGGTGTTCGATCAACAGGTTCAAGGCATCCACAATGGTGCGGACCGAACGATCGCCCGGAACGCTGTAATAGGTGGAGTACAACCGGTGTCGCAGTTCATTCGCCGGGACACGCTGCTCGCCGGCGCGGGAGTACAACTCGGCCGCTTCGCCATGCAAGAAGTACGTGATCATCGGATCGTACGGAAAGGCGAAGTTCTCCAACTGCCGAATATCGGACGGCGATTTGGTTTTCTGCGCTTGGCCCAATGCGGCGAAATAACGCATGCGACGCTGGTCGCGAGGATGAAAGTCGTGCCCCGCCAGTTGATGTTTGACCTGCTGAATCACCGACCGCCCGGAGGCCCCGGCAGTGACTTGTTCACGGACCGAAGCGCGATAGGCCCAGTATTGGTCGGGATAATCGCGAATCAATTTTTGCTTACCGGTCACCTCTGCCAGATGCTCTAACACTTCGGGATTGTCGGCATCCTCACCCATTTGCTCCAGCAACCGCCCCGTACGGGGCATCAAGGCGACGCCGACTTCTTGCATTTTATTCGCCCAACGAATCACTTCCCGCGGCAAAGTGCAGTGGAAATGGCCGCCGGAAATTGTATTGGCCACGGTGGGGGTATCGGACACGAATTCTGTTAGTTGTTCTTGGCTATGCGTCGAGAGATTCAATACGATCGACCAATCCCAACCACAGCCCGCCAATGCCGCTTGCACGTGGGGCCGATCTACACGCGCCAGCAGACCAGGACGTACCAAACCCGCCTCGGAGTTGCTACCCAACAGCAGCATTTCTCCCGCAGCTGTTTGCAGAAACATCACATGCGAAAATGCTTGCGAGAGCGTTTTGGCGGCAACACGCAACGGTTCAGCACCGTAATCGATGTAGCGAAAACGTTGGGCAAAAATTCCGTCCGCCGTCAATTGACTGGCGAAGTTTTGATAAAACTCAGCGGTGAAATAAGCCGCGTTGTACGGCCGGGAACTGTATCCCGGTTCGGAGACAATCACGTCATACAACTTGCGACCGGCCAGCGCGACTAAGGCCGGGTCGGCCTGCCGCAGGGACACGCGGTCATCGTCCAGCGGGTTTTCAGTGGTTGTGGGCAGAATCTCATTTTGCATCAGATCCAAGTAGGCCCCGTCCGCTTCGACACAGACGATTTCCGTCAAGGGAAAGTGCAGACTACTCGAAAGAGCACCACTGCCCCCCATTCCTAAAAAGAGTGCCGTCTGGGGATGTTCATGCAGCAGAAACGGTACAATGCCCGGCAGAACCTCTGCTGAAAATTGCGGGTGCAGTTCCGTATCGCCAGGCAGGACCGTATTGGACAGACCATTTTCACGAATTTGCCATTGCGACCCCCGCCGTTTCCACAGCGTATAGGTCCCTTGTTTTCCTTCCACAAGTTTATGGAGCCGCGCGTCATCAAATTGGCTCAACTCGTCAATCGCGAATTTGCTGCGATACGCCATAAAGATTTCGGTCGAGAACAACGTCCGCGCCGCAAGAGCCGGATCGTAGGCCGCTCGCCAAACCGGACTGATGGCAATAACCGCCAGACTGGTCACCATGATGCCGCGTCGCCACCACCCGGCGAAGAGATTTCCCGCCGAAACAGCAGCGATCCCAGCTGCCAGCCAGAGCAATCCAGCCGTGAAAGTCGCCAAAACCGCCGGACCCAGCTCCGGGAGATCCAACCAGCGATAACAACAAAATCCCAGTGCGGCGGGAATCAAGGCGAAACGTTTCATCAACAACGCCGTCCGTGTGCTGCGGGTCAGGGCCGGGGCGGCGATGGCCAAACCCCAGGTCAGCCCGGCCGGCAGACAGAACAGCCAGAGAATGCCGCCGCGACCGGCCGTTAACCAGAACCGCGACGATTGATAAGCGTTCATCCACAATGAGCCTTTGACCAACAGCGGAAACGCCGCCGTCAAACAGACAGCCCATGCAGCAAACAGAAAACAAGCATGTACGCCGAGACGACTTTGACCCGCCTGTCGACGGCTGTGCCAAATGCCCAAGCCAACTCCCGAGGCCAACCCCAGGGCGATTCCACCCCAGGCAATGCACTGCATTTCAGCGGAGATCAAAAACAACTGCCCCGTCATCCGCATCCAGTTCGCCGTAATCAATCCAAACACCGCCAGCGCAATCCAGGTGGCGACGCGGACTAGGTTGAGTGTCAGAAACGTCGGAGCAACATCGGCATCATGTTCCGTGGTCGCCTCATTATTGAATTCGACCGGATGGACCGATTGCCACAGGCAGTACAATCCGGCCACGCCCGCAAACACGGCAGCCGTCATGGCGGTGGTTTGAATTCCCAGCCAAGGCGCCAATCCGCAACCTGCCACCAGCAATCCACACCCAAACCCACCAACCTGCCACGCCAGCGGCACCCGGCTGTAACCGACAAATTTCAATTGGCCCGCCTGTTTCACAAACGCCGCATCACTGCCGGCTGATTCGGCCAGAATGGACCATGATTTGGCCAAGGCGAGACAGGGAATGCCCAATGCGACCAGCGCCGCACAAAAAGTG from Symmachiella dynata encodes:
- a CDS encoding glycosyltransferase, encoding MNNTTIVVPCFNEAERLDVERFRRFAVNQHALRFLFVNDGSSDRTLQILQQLHEEEPAHFDVLNLDVNSGKAEAVRRGLLTALDSEADFVGFWDADLATPLEAIPVFRFVMLRRDDIDIVVGTRIPLLGRSIKRLAKRKFLGRVFANVASLALGIGIYDTQCGAKLFRTSPELANVLQDAFISRWIFDVEILARLIDRRRGTQPAVKELIYEQPLEHWEDVAGSRVKPADFFKAAGELAAIYWRYLRPGLPKWKPAKKPVAQPRPSQAPRRAA
- a CDS encoding ArnT family glycosyltransferase, which translates into the protein MKRIFRHETWILIAALIAFFTNLGATRLWDEDESFFAATAAEMHQRGEWTVPYFNGELFSHKPPFMYWMMLVGYELFGDSEFAVRFWSAIFGTATALLTYYLGRRLFNAEVGLWAGLAMTSSLMFDVVARAATADSFLVFFSALSLYAFVVGSQQRNPAVWSGDDPETPSDGPHPLLPSTWWTFAAMYAVMGLAVLVKGPIGVLLPTATIGLFLLCTSPGKPLSESSSWISKLGAALAIFHPRLFFKTIWQMKPLTAIAMVTLVAGPWFLAVSMQTGGTFVLEFLGIHNFGRFMNSMDGHSGPIFYYLPVIMIGFFPWSIFALQTLRDTAQRIGSRDHWRIPCLFLACWASVFIGFFSLASTKLPNYTLTAYPALALLTAVFLHRWIHQTATVPVGWIRSALGTFTAVGVLLVVVCPVLGLWRVEGVPLLTTVGVSTAVSEQLPLAGLILGIGPLVGGIAAMMLAKRGRPQQAVASIAMASVVFVTCVLAVVAVRADRHQTSAEIADTIKFLDRQGEVPVAQYKYFRPSLIYYTRRPVAPCKTPKDIRDFFASSEHAVMITTAKKHESIKELLPADVVILEQRPQFPKQGTVLLLGKQPQRLAGRNRPTY